The following proteins are co-located in the Pseudomonas fluorescens genome:
- a CDS encoding DinB family protein produces MNRTEHIALMATYNQWMNRKLYDAASTLTDAQLAVDRHAFFGSILGTLNHLALGDTVWLKRFAQHPAGFAALAPLSSVAMPGDLKQVAFGTLGELSDRRAWLDQLIIDWAHSLREPELDHRLHYHNMRGMPADKPFFSLLVHFFNHQTHHRGQATTLLTQAGVDVGDTDLLALID; encoded by the coding sequence GTGAACCGCACCGAGCACATTGCGTTGATGGCCACCTACAACCAGTGGATGAACCGCAAGCTGTATGACGCCGCGAGCACACTGACCGACGCGCAGTTGGCGGTGGACCGGCACGCATTTTTCGGTTCGATCCTGGGCACGCTGAATCACCTCGCATTAGGCGATACGGTATGGCTCAAGCGGTTTGCCCAGCACCCGGCAGGCTTTGCGGCGTTGGCGCCGCTCAGTAGCGTGGCCATGCCTGGGGATTTGAAGCAGGTCGCCTTCGGCACGTTGGGCGAACTGTCGGACCGTCGCGCCTGGCTGGACCAACTGATCATTGATTGGGCACACAGCCTTCGCGAGCCTGAGCTGGATCATCGCCTGCACTACCACAACATGCGCGGTATGCCGGCGGACAAACCGTTCTTCAGCTTGCTCGTGCATTTTTTCAATCACCAGACGCACCACCGGGGCCAGGCAACAACGCTGCTGACCCAGGCGGGTGTGGATGTTGGTGATACGGACCTGCTGGCACTGATTGACTGA